One window from the genome of Nicotiana sylvestris chromosome 9, ASM39365v2, whole genome shotgun sequence encodes:
- the LOC104222731 gene encoding probable LRR receptor-like serine/threonine-protein kinase At3g47570, translating into MEKAFTTFISTLLLFHYVMATSAMTHTNISTDQLALLSLKSQIISDPFHFFDENWFPTTSVCHWEGVTCGSRHQRVKSLNISNMALTGRIPPDFGNLTFLVSLDLGSNNFYGKLPQEMARLRRLKFLDLSLNNFGGDVPVWFGILHQLQFLSLWNNSFIGSIPSTVSNISKLETLDLTFNSLEGQIPKEIGHLENIRLLSLGGNKLVGSIPTSISNASRLEILSLSFNLIQGNIPEGIGNLHNLNSLDIEYSQLTGSIPFSIFNISKLEVIGFTNNSLSGSLPNDLCNGLPLLKMLGLSLNKLRGHLPTSLSNCSELQILSLSNNEFDGPIHSDIGRLSNLRRLYLGSNHFTGIIPQGVGNLVNLVKLGMEKNQIIGSVPISIFNISSLQFIALRENNLTGSLPREIGNLTKLQVLDLVENMFAGEIPKEISNLVDLEKFDIEFNDFSGSLAMEIFNISGLRLVGLSANNLSRSLPSNIGSILPNIERLYLLDLANLVGTIPHSISNCSELTHLELSYNKLTGLIPNCLGYLTHLQLLDLQQNNLTSDSSLSFLTSLTNCKNLISLDLSSNPLNGKLPLSIGNLSTYLKNIFAIDCKIKGRIPNEVGNLSSLFQFEISENDLVGSIPTSIGNLRNLQGFTLSNNKLSGFIGDNLCQLQHLDTIYLDQNQLSGSLPNCLGNVTSLRKIHLGSNKLNSNIPASLWSLKDLIVLDISSNNMGGSLPPEIGNLMAAIQMDLSMNQFTNDIPREIGGLQNLVNLSLSHNRLQGSLPDSMSNMVGLKFLDLSHNNISGTIPKSFEKLQYLKYFNVSYNKLYGEIPSAGPFKSLSSQFFLFNEALCGSTRFSVPSCPTSSKHKSNRNRMLVLFLLLGVAVVFIPITFVLVWIRYRKGKRAPQQVDSLSITTRERISYYELLQATDALSESNLIGSGSFGSVYKGILRSGTPIAVKVFNLQLEAAFKSFDTECEVLRNLRHRNLTKVITSCSNLDFKALVLEYMPNGSLDKWLYSHNYFLDIMQRLNIMIDVACALEYLHHECLSPVIHCDMKPSNVLLDENMVAHLSDFGISKLLGEDESDLYTKTLATLGYIAPEYGRDGLVSTKCDVYSYGIMLMETFTRRKPNNEMFDGDLSLKQWVSYSLPEAIVNIVDANLVIQRDNHLNKKLDCVASIMKVALDCCVDSPARRLDMKGVVGMLQKIKIQLLTC; encoded by the exons ATGGAGAAAGCATTCACCACTTTTATCTCAACACTCTTGTTGTTTCACTATGTTATGGCTACTTCAGCCATGACTCATACCAACATTTCCACTGATCAATTAGCTCTTCTTTCTTTGAAATCCCAAATCATTTCAGATCCCTTTCACTTCTTTGATGAAAACTGGTTTCCAACTACTTCTGTTTGCCATTGGGAAGGAGTCACTTGTGGTTCTCGCCACCAGCGAGTGAAGTCCTTGAATATTTCTAACATGGCTCTTACTGGCAGAATTCCCCCTGATTTTGGAAACCTCACATTTCTTGTTTCTCTTGACTTGGGAAGCAACAATTTCTATGGAAAATTGCCTCAAGAAATGGCACGTTTGCGTCGGCTTAAGTTTCTTGATTTAAGTTTAAACAATTTCGGAGGAGATGTTCCTGTGTGGTTTGGGATTTTACACCAACTTCAATTTCTAAGTCTTTGGAATAATAGTTTTATTGGATCCATCCCCTCTACAGTTTCCAATATTTCAAAGCTAGAAACTTTGGATTTAACATTCAATTCCTTAGAGGGTCAGATTCCCAAAGAGATTGGACATCTTGAAAACATAAGGCTTTTAAGCTTGGGTGGAAATAAGCTCGTAGGTTCTATCCCTACGTCTATCTCGAATGCCTCAAGGTTGGAGATTTTAAGTCTCTCTTTCAATTTGATCCAAGGAAACATCCCAGAGGGGATAGGAAATCTTCACAACCTGAACAGTTTGGACATAGAATATAGTCAGCTTACAGGTTCTATACCTTTCTCAATTTTCAACATTTCCAAACTTGAAGTCATTGGATTTACAAACAATAGCTTATCAGGAAGTCTTCCCAATGATTTATGCAATGGTCTTCCATTACTCAAAATGCTTGGTTTATCTTTGAACAAGCTTCGTGGTCATTTACCTACAAGCTTGTCAAATTGTTCAGAACTTCAAATATTGTCTTTATCAAATAATGAGTTTGATGGACCAATACATAGTGACATTGGAAGACTAAGTAATTTGCGGAGATTGTATCTCGGAAGTAACCATTTCACAG GGATAATTCCACAGGGAGTCGGAAATCTTGTTAATTTGGTGAAATTAGGCATGGAGAAGAACCAGATTATCGGCTCTGTCCCAATATCCATATTCAATATCTCCTCGCTGCAATTTATTGCGCTACGAGAGAACAATCTCACAGGATCCTTACCACGAGAGATTGGCAACTTAACCAAGTTGCAAGTTCTAGATCTTGTAGAAAATATGTTTGCTG GTGAAATACCCAAAGAGATAAGCAATCTTGTTGACTTGGAGAAATTTGATATTGAGTTTAACGATTTTAGTGGTTCACTTGCAATGGAGATCTTCAACATATCAGGGCTAAGACTGGTTGGTCTTTCAGCCAACAATCTATCACGAAGTCTCCCATCAAATATAGGTTCTATCTTACCCAATATCGAAAGACTCTATCTACTTGACTTGGCCAATCTTGTCGGGACTATACCTCATTCAATCTCCAATTGTTCAGAACTTACTCATTTAGAGCTTTCATACAACAAACTCACGGGCTTGATTCCCAACTGTCTTGGATATTTGACTCACCTACAATTACTAGACTTGCAGCAAAATAATTTAACGAGTGACTCATCATTAAGCTTCTTGACTTCCTTAACCAACTGCAAAAATTTGATATCTCTTGATCTATCTTCCAACCCTCTAAACGGTAAACTTCCCCTTTCCATAGGTAATCTTTCCACATATCTTAAAAATATTTTTGCCATTGATTGCAAAATTAAAGGGAGAATTCCAAATGAAGTTGGGAACTTAAGCAGCTTATTTCAGTTTGAAATTTCTGAAAATGACTTGGTTGGATCAATTCCCACATCAATTGGCAACTTGAGAAACCTTCAGGGTTTCACCTTGAGTAACAACAAACTCTCAGGATTTATTGGAGATAATCTATGTCAATTGCAGCATTTGGATACTATTTACTTGGACCAAAATCAACTTTCAGGATCACTTCCTAATTGTTTGGGGAATGTAACTTCCCTTAGGAAGATACATTTGGGTTCCAATAAATTGAATTCCAATATACCAGCAAGCTTATGGAGCCTCAAAGATCTAATAGTTCTTGACATATCATCAAACAACATGGGTGGTTCTTTACCTCCAGAAATTGGAAATCTAATGGCTGCTATACAAATGGATTTGTCAATGAATCAATTTACGAATGACATTCCTAGAGAAATTGGAGGCTTGCAAAATCTGGTGAACCTTTCTTTGAGTCATAACAGGTTGCAAGGATCTCTACCTGACTCAATGAGCAACATGGTAGGTTTAAAATTCCTAGACCTTTCTCATAATAATATATCAGGAACCATTCCCAAGTCTTTTGAGAAACTTCAATACCTGAAGTATTTCAATGTCTCTTATAACAAGTTGTATGGTGAAATCCCCTCTGCGGGTCCTTTCAAGAGCCTCTCAAGtcaattttttcttttcaacGAAGCATTATGTGGTTCGACAAGATTTAGTGTCCCCTCATGCCCCACTTCTTCAAAGCATAAATCAAATAGGAACAGAATGCTAGTTCTATTTCTTCTACTGGGAGTTGCAGTGGTATTTATTCCTATTACATTTGTGCTTGTATGGATAAGGTATAGAAAAGGTAAAAGAGCTCCTCAACAAGTTGATTCATTGTCTATTACAACAAGAGAAAGAATTTCATATTATGAACTGCTCCAAGCAACTGATGCGCTTAGCGAGAGCAATTTGATTGGTTCAGGGAGTTTTGGCTCTGTCTACAAAGGCATACTCAGAAGTGGGACTCCTATTGCAGTTAAGGTGTTCAATCTTCAATTGGAAGCGGCATTCAAGAGTTTTGATACAGAATGTGAAGTTTTGCGCAACCTACGCCATAGGAATCTCACAAAAGTCATCACTAGTTGTTCCAACCTTGATTTTAAGGCTTTAGTACTTGAGTACATGCCCAATGGAAGCCTCGATAAGTGGTTGTATTCACATAACTACTTCTTAGACATCATGCAGAGACTGAACATAATGATAGACGTGGCATGTGCATTGGAATATCTTCACCATGAGTGCTTATCGCCTGTGATTCATTGTGATATGAAACCTAGTAACGTCTTGCTGGATGAGAATATGGTAGCCCACCTAAGCGACTTTGGTATTTCAAAACTACTTGGTGAAGATGAGAGTGATTTATACACTAAAACCTTAGCAACATTGGGTTATATTGCACCAG AGTATGGACGGGATGGATTGGTATCAACAAAATGTGATGTCTATAGTTACGGAATCATGTTGATGGAAACATTTACAAGGAGAAAGCCTAACAATGAAATGTTCGATGGGGATCTTAGCTTGAAGCAATGGGTGAGTTATTCACTCCCAGAGGCAATAGTGAATATTGTAGATGCCAATTTAGTAATACAACGGGATAATCACTTAAACAAGAAGCTAGATTGTGTGGCATCGATCATGAAAGTGGCACTAGATTGCTGTGTTGATTCTCCTGCAAGAAGGCTCGATATGAAAGGTGTTGTAGGGATGCTACAGAAgatcaagattcaacttcttacATGTTGA